The following proteins are encoded in a genomic region of Oceanivirga salmonicida:
- a CDS encoding BspA family leucine-rich repeat surface protein, with the protein MIEKIRKGILTIFNNFKMITKKIITVLCIFIGTILFAQKIDIGESPNKVFIERIGNKYEITGTGKINKVSFHSNTESTKKDENITIEIKDSTVMFPDDSSELFSFYKNKIEINQDIDTSNVKNMHYMFFGAINANPNVSKWNTSNVTDMSGMFEAATNANPNVSNWNTSNVIDMSYIFHVAINAKPNVSKWDTSSVTDMSVMFYGALNADPNVSNWNTSRVINMGSMFAGAIIANPNVSNWDTSKVTNMETMFFGATNANPDMSKWNLENLVNSTNILNGTKTSVDDPRFENIKTPEQLKQLLKDIGAKKINKLKEAKKLEIDNLADLNKAQKDALKSEIDNTNNNQTVNVIVTKAIELNTEMHKLNEQITKLTANASPKLESLKDEVNIEKLKNLSKDKVIALTKKIKDELDSIKTLDELKEAKKLEIDNLADLNKAQKDALKSEIYNANNDKIISDIVKKATELNESMSKLKEEMKKIEANNSPKLKVLKDEVNVKKETNLNKQEVDDLIKQIKDKLASIDSNSIKKIELKNYKPLADAFYYTDTSIADRIDEKAFLDVNFSKSVVDVLNDVVNNKFDSANIIAGVQVGANSNITKDLVIGGFAEYQNKVSHNASVGMSLKYKDILTFIRYRIALKDKKINHNVDLYARYSKQFTFNKFELTPKIGLYLTYSHKVKLAENVELRPRVGVIGDTALLMAYNINRAKIYVEPKLSFGYNDQKIAQTNLSSNEYIIKRGYVDYALRLGAKYKFINNVTLDGDINVKGDMNKNIKVGTRLGVAYNW; encoded by the coding sequence GTGATAGAAAAAATTAGAAAGGGGATACTTACTATATTTAATAATTTTAAAATGATAACAAAAAAAATAATAACAGTATTATGTATTTTTATAGGGACAATTTTATTTGCACAAAAAATAGATATAGGTGAAAGTCCTAATAAAGTATTTATAGAAAGAATTGGAAATAAATATGAAATAACTGGAACAGGTAAAATAAATAAAGTGAGTTTTCATAGTAATACAGAAAGTACGAAAAAAGATGAAAATATTACTATAGAAATAAAAGATAGTACAGTAATGTTTCCAGATGATTCCTCGGAGTTATTTAGTTTTTATAAAAATAAAATAGAAATAAATCAAGATATAGATACAAGTAATGTAAAGAATATGCATTATATGTTTTTTGGTGCAATAAATGCAAATCCGAATGTAAGTAAATGGAACACAAGTAATGTAACAGATATGTCTGGTATGTTTGAGGCAGCAACAAATGCAAATCCAAATGTAAGTAATTGGAACACAAGTAATGTAATAGATATGTCTTACATATTTCATGTTGCAATAAATGCCAAACCCAATGTAAGTAAATGGGATACAAGTAGTGTAACAGATATGTCTGTCATGTTTTATGGAGCATTAAATGCTGATCCAAATGTAAGTAACTGGAATACAAGTAGGGTAATAAATATGGGGAGTATGTTTGCAGGAGCAATAATTGCAAATCCAAATGTAAGTAATTGGGATACAAGTAAAGTAACTAATATGGAAACTATGTTTTTTGGTGCAACAAATGCAAATCCAGATATGAGTAAGTGGAATTTAGAAAATTTAGTAAATTCTACTAATATATTAAATGGAACAAAAACGAGTGTAGATGACCCTAGATTTGAAAATATTAAAACACCAGAACAATTAAAACAGTTATTAAAAGATATTGGAGCAAAAAAAATTAATAAATTAAAAGAAGCAAAAAAATTAGAAATAGATAATCTTGCAGATTTAAATAAAGCGCAAAAAGATGCGTTAAAATCAGAAATAGATAATACTAATAATAATCAAACAGTAAATGTTATAGTTACTAAAGCAATAGAATTAAATACTGAAATGCATAAGTTAAATGAACAAATAACTAAATTAACTGCTAACGCTTCTCCAAAATTAGAGTCATTAAAAGATGAAGTAAATATTGAAAAATTAAAAAATTTAAGTAAAGATAAAGTTATAGCATTAACTAAAAAAATAAAAGATGAATTAGACTCAATAAAGACATTAGATGAATTAAAAGAAGCAAAAAAATTAGAAATAGATAATCTTGCAGATTTGAATAAAGCGCAAAAAGATGCATTAAAATCAGAAATATATAATGCTAATAATGACAAAATAATAAGCGATATAGTCAAAAAAGCAACTGAATTAAATGAATCTATGAGTAAATTAAAAGAAGAAATGAAAAAAATAGAAGCTAATAATTCTCCAAAATTAAAGGTATTAAAAGATGAAGTAAATGTAAAAAAAGAGACAAATTTAAATAAACAAGAAGTAGATGATTTAATTAAACAAATAAAAGATAAATTGGCTTCAATTGATTCTAATTCTATTAAAAAAATAGAACTTAAAAACTATAAGCCATTAGCAGATGCATTTTATTACACAGATACAAGTATAGCAGATAGAATAGATGAAAAAGCATTCCTTGATGTCAATTTTTCTAAGTCGGTAGTAGATGTACTTAATGATGTAGTAAATAATAAGTTTGACAGTGCTAATATAATAGCAGGAGTACAAGTAGGGGCTAATTCTAATATAACAAAAGATTTAGTTATAGGTGGATTTGCAGAATATCAGAATAAAGTATCACATAATGCATCAGTAGGAATGAGTTTAAAGTATAAAGATATTTTAACTTTTATAAGATATAGAATAGCTTTAAAAGATAAGAAAATAAATCATAATGTTGATTTATATGCGAGATATTCTAAACAGTTTACATTTAATAAGTTTGAATTAACACCAAAAATTGGCTTATACTTAACATACTCACATAAGGTAAAACTAGCAGAAAATGTAGAATTAAGACCAAGAGTAGGAGTAATAGGAGATACAGCATTACTTATGGCATATAATATAAATAGAGCAAAGATATATGTAGAACCAAAATTATCATTTGGTTATAATGATCAAAAGATAGCACAAACTAATTTAAGTTCTAATGAATATATAATTAAAAGAGGATATGTTGATTATGCTTTAAGACTAGGAGCAAAATATAAATTTATAAATAATGTAACATTAGACGGAGATATAAATGTTAAGGGAGATATGAATAAAAATATTAAAGTCGGAACTCGTTTAGGTGTAGCATATAATTGGTAA
- the trmB gene encoding tRNA (guanosine(46)-N7)-methyltransferase TrmB yields the protein MIEYKGRELWTYFFTKPKNYYNQYMYKMVEYPEYLMFSNDEIINSKGKWNKVFNNDNPIHLEIGSGSGNFAISMAKKNEKINYLCDELRLKRLVFSAKKSKKENLKNIKFIRYDANNLTEFLGENEIDTLYINFPDPWEGSEHKRMLSDNLLSNLDTVMKKGGKIYFKTDHLDYYLNVLNLINESSKYDIVRHTDNLYETDLKESNIQTEFEHLFIHKIKTNIKYVEIIKL from the coding sequence ATGATAGAATATAAAGGGAGAGAACTTTGGACATATTTTTTTACTAAACCTAAAAATTACTATAACCAATATATGTATAAAATGGTAGAATACCCTGAATATTTAATGTTTTCTAATGATGAGATTATTAATTCAAAAGGAAAATGGAATAAGGTTTTTAATAATGATAATCCCATACATTTAGAGATAGGTTCAGGGAGTGGGAATTTTGCTATATCTATGGCGAAAAAAAATGAAAAAATAAATTATTTATGTGATGAATTAAGACTTAAAAGATTAGTTTTTTCAGCAAAAAAATCTAAAAAAGAAAATTTAAAAAATATTAAATTTATTAGATATGATGCCAATAATTTAACAGAATTTTTAGGTGAAAATGAAATAGATACATTATATATTAATTTTCCTGATCCTTGGGAAGGCTCAGAACATAAAAGAATGTTATCCGATAATTTATTATCTAACTTAGATACAGTAATGAAAAAAGGTGGGAAAATATATTTTAAAACAGATCATTTAGATTATTATTTAAATGTACTAAATTTAATAAATGAAAGTTCTAAATATGATATAGTTAGACATACTGATAATTTATATGAAACAGATTTAAAGGAAAGCAATATACAAACGGAATTTGAACATTTATTTATTCATAAAATAAAGACTAATATAAAGTATGTAGAGATAATTAAGTTATAA
- a CDS encoding uracil-DNA glycosylase family protein → MEIILKEGITSKYRIKDFTVSPLSDEIITVGDDLIFFTKDFKVKKKLTKKINSCDLIKYIKEDNQLFASSTFYIINSTNEIYKCDSSTKKILDRVFFPSMNVNSLNVSQLGKVVYTNSSNLFTYDTLTKNINSVYIGGNQSDSNNIYIYNENILLKTRKQGEINNKVRVFRASDLTEITNFDTETNNTFLKLRGIKIYAAKDDGYIEIWDACLSELYDCKKITNSKITYIENDDEWFYIGTSAGELIVTTDKLDVVKRIKIFKSEVKKLLYSKDKIYALSQDGQLIPVILTDEDDKNVVNKFLKAYNIHADYADFFTTSRVIKIENFIKKLNIKQEKYYPQENLIFKALSTSLTDKKVCILGKDPYFQPNVATGLAFEVKKKSWTLKTVNTSLKNILKLIYYSYTNERKEIIEIREEVAMGKFRILAPDKLFKSWEKQGVLLLNTALTVLSGNAGSHIYFWNEIIRELIEYISSKNNNITFLLWGKDAQSFEKNILNGEIIKHNHPAICGKLNKENDFLNGKSFTLTKDKINWLGE, encoded by the coding sequence ATGGAAATAATTTTAAAAGAGGGAATAACTTCAAAATATAGAATAAAAGATTTTACAGTATCTCCACTAAGTGATGAAATCATTACTGTTGGAGATGATTTGATTTTTTTTACAAAAGATTTTAAAGTTAAAAAAAAATTAACCAAAAAAATAAATTCATGTGATTTAATAAAATATATAAAAGAGGATAACCAATTATTTGCTTCCTCTACTTTTTATATCATAAACTCGACAAATGAAATATATAAATGTGATAGTTCAACAAAAAAAATATTAGATAGAGTTTTTTTTCCTAGTATGAATGTTAATAGTTTAAATGTTAGTCAATTAGGAAAAGTAGTATACACTAATAGTTCTAATTTGTTTACTTATGACACTTTAACAAAAAATATTAATAGTGTATACATAGGTGGAAATCAAAGTGATAGTAATAATATATATATATATAATGAAAATATATTATTAAAAACAAGAAAACAAGGTGAAATAAATAATAAAGTTAGAGTTTTTAGAGCATCTGATTTAACAGAAATAACTAATTTTGATACTGAAACTAATAATACATTCTTAAAATTAAGAGGTATAAAAATATATGCTGCAAAAGATGATGGGTATATAGAAATTTGGGACGCATGTTTATCTGAATTATATGACTGTAAAAAAATAACTAATTCTAAGATAACTTATATAGAAAATGATGATGAATGGTTTTATATAGGAACATCAGCGGGAGAATTAATAGTTACAACAGATAAATTAGATGTAGTTAAAAGAATTAAAATATTTAAAAGTGAAGTTAAAAAATTACTGTATAGTAAAGATAAAATATATGCATTAAGTCAAGATGGCCAACTTATACCAGTAATTTTAACTGATGAAGATGATAAAAATGTAGTTAATAAGTTCTTAAAAGCATATAATATACATGCAGATTATGCAGATTTTTTTACAACTAGTAGAGTTATAAAAATAGAGAACTTTATAAAAAAATTAAATATAAAACAAGAAAAATATTATCCACAAGAAAATTTAATATTTAAAGCCCTTAGTACAAGCTTAACAGATAAGAAAGTTTGTATATTAGGAAAAGACCCATATTTTCAACCTAATGTTGCAACTGGGTTAGCTTTTGAAGTTAAGAAAAAATCATGGACTTTAAAGACAGTTAATACTTCTTTAAAAAATATTTTAAAATTAATATATTATTCATATACTAATGAGCGTAAAGAAATAATAGAAATAAGAGAAGAAGTTGCTATGGGTAAATTTAGAATATTAGCACCAGATAAATTATTTAAATCTTGGGAAAAACAAGGAGTTTTACTACTTAATACTGCTTTAACTGTCTTATCAGGTAATGCTGGTTCTCATATATATTTTTGGAATGAAATCATAAGAGAATTAATTGAGTATATATCTAGTAAAAATAATAATATAACTTTCTTACTTTGGGGAAAAGATGCTCAAAGTTTTGAAAAGAATATATTAAATGGTGAAATAATAAAGCATAATCATCCTGCAATATGTGGTAAATTAAATAAAGAAAACGATTTCTTAAATGGTAAGTCATTTACACTAACTAAGGATAAAATAAATTGGTTAGGAGAATAA
- the ligA gene encoding NAD-dependent DNA ligase LigA gives MNDKIIEKYRLLREEIEKYNNSYYNLDNPLISDYEYDKKIKELNDLEKQYPDLKDNLSPTQKIGGIAAEKFSKVEHKRPMLSLSNTYNLNDLADFDARTKKNINSAYSYVLELKLDGLSISLIYKKGQLIKAITRGDGKIGEDVTENVMQISSIPKKLKESIDIEVRGEIILPIKEFQRINEQREELGEMIFANPRNAAAGTLRQLDANIVKERKLDCYLYYLVDAKNYGLKTHLEAITYLEKLGFKTTKVFTKCNDISDFEREIEYWNIKRKKLDYETDGLVIKINEFDLYDKLGYTAKSPKWAIAYKFKPDQIETKIISIDFQVGRTGVITPVANFEPVNLSGSIVKRASLHNFDEIKRKDIRLYDKVIIEKAAEIIPQVVLVLSDKRTGNEQIINEPSLCPSCNEKTHKFDNIVAIKCINPYCPEQLNRYIEYFSSRNCMNIKGLGDKITRKFIDLGILTNILDIYNLKNFKEMIISLDKMGEKNTDNLLESIEKSKENEYSKVLFSLGIDYVGKTTAELITANISDIDKLINSTYEDLVVIKGIGEKAANSIINYFKDENNIRIIKGLKELGFKLEQKNIETIYNENINEKTFLATGKFINFKREEIKELIKKNGGKYLSAVSANLDYLIVGEKAGSKLKKASDLGITILTEEEFENFLERN, from the coding sequence ATGAATGATAAAATAATTGAAAAATACAGACTTTTGAGAGAAGAGATAGAAAAATATAATAATTCTTACTATAATTTAGATAATCCTTTAATTTCTGATTATGAATATGATAAAAAAATAAAAGAATTAAATGATTTAGAAAAACAATACCCAGATTTAAAAGATAATTTATCTCCAACTCAAAAAATTGGTGGAATAGCAGCAGAAAAATTTAGTAAAGTGGAGCATAAAAGACCTATGCTTAGTTTATCAAATACATATAATTTAAATGATTTAGCAGATTTTGATGCAAGAACTAAAAAAAACATAAATAGTGCTTATTCATATGTTTTAGAATTAAAATTAGATGGTCTTAGCATAAGTTTGATATACAAAAAAGGACAATTAATAAAAGCAATAACTCGTGGAGACGGTAAAATTGGTGAAGACGTTACTGAAAATGTTATGCAAATATCTAGTATACCTAAAAAATTAAAAGAAAGCATAGATATTGAAGTAAGAGGAGAAATAATATTACCTATAAAAGAATTTCAAAGAATAAATGAACAAAGAGAAGAATTAGGAGAAATGATATTTGCTAATCCTAGAAATGCAGCAGCTGGAACACTAAGGCAATTAGATGCTAATATAGTAAAAGAAAGAAAATTAGATTGTTATTTATATTATTTAGTAGATGCTAAAAATTATGGTTTAAAAACTCATTTAGAAGCAATAACATATTTAGAAAAATTAGGGTTTAAAACAACCAAAGTATTTACTAAATGTAATGATATATCAGATTTTGAAAGAGAAATAGAGTATTGGAATATAAAAAGGAAAAAATTAGATTATGAAACTGATGGTTTAGTAATAAAAATTAATGAATTTGATTTATATGACAAGTTAGGTTATACTGCAAAGTCTCCTAAGTGGGCTATTGCGTATAAGTTTAAACCAGATCAAATAGAAACAAAAATAATATCAATAGATTTTCAGGTTGGTAGAACAGGAGTTATTACACCAGTTGCAAACTTTGAACCTGTAAATTTATCAGGTAGTATAGTTAAAAGAGCATCATTACATAATTTTGATGAAATAAAAAGAAAAGATATAAGACTATATGATAAGGTAATAATAGAAAAGGCAGCAGAGATAATACCACAAGTAGTATTAGTTTTAAGTGATAAAAGAACAGGTAATGAACAAATAATAAATGAACCTAGTTTATGTCCTAGTTGTAATGAGAAAACTCATAAATTTGACAATATAGTGGCTATAAAATGTATAAATCCATATTGTCCAGAGCAATTGAATAGATATATAGAATACTTTTCATCAAGAAATTGTATGAATATAAAAGGATTAGGAGATAAAATAACTAGAAAGTTTATTGATTTGGGAATATTGACTAATATTTTAGATATATATAATCTTAAAAATTTTAAAGAAATGATAATTTCTCTTGATAAAATGGGAGAAAAAAATACTGATAATTTATTAGAGAGTATAGAAAAAAGTAAAGAGAATGAATATTCTAAAGTCTTATTTTCATTAGGAATAGATTATGTAGGTAAAACTACTGCTGAGTTAATAACTGCTAATATTAGTGATATAGATAAACTAATAAATTCTACTTATGAAGACTTGGTTGTTATAAAAGGAATAGGAGAAAAAGCTGCCAATTCTATTATAAACTATTTTAAAGATGAAAATAATATAAGAATTATAAAAGGACTTAAAGAATTAGGTTTTAAATTAGAGCAAAAAAATATTGAAACAATATATAATGAAAATATAAATGAAAAAACTTTTCTTGCAACAGGGAAATTCATTAATTTTAAAAGAGAAGAAATAAAAGAATTGATTAAAAAAAATGGTGGTAAATATTTGTCAGCAGTATCTGCTAATTTAGATTATTTAATAGTTGGAGAAAAAGCAGGTTCAAAATTGAAAAAGGCAAGTGATTTAGGAATTACCATTTTGACCGAAGAAGAATTTGAAAATTTTTTAGAAAGGAATTAG
- a CDS encoding YwaF family protein: MKYEFSYFSKFHISLLLYALLLFSIFYIIHENLPENMIKNYSIIFGVVVLILKAYDSYNLYNTENYTLVRVLPFHACNVSLLCGAIYLINKNNTLFSVLYFLSFGAILALLFPDWKVYHTNYYPFIYYTTHMLEFIILAFGIKRLKAKVTRKNYIEVVYLLAILMSINIYINNHFNVNFMFLNDYAVDFLRVIKPFWLYRILVILTFYLAIWLVYKFTIKEKGEEINEKNLHTERI; encoded by the coding sequence ATGAAGTACGAGTTTAGTTATTTTAGTAAATTTCATATAAGTTTACTATTATATGCTTTATTACTATTTTCCATATTTTATATTATACATGAAAATTTACCAGAAAATATGATTAAAAATTACTCTATAATTTTTGGAGTAGTAGTATTAATATTAAAAGCATATGATTCATATAATTTATATAACACAGAAAATTATACATTAGTAAGAGTATTACCATTTCATGCATGTAATGTTTCATTACTATGTGGTGCGATTTATCTAATAAATAAGAATAATACTTTATTTAGTGTATTGTATTTTCTATCATTTGGAGCAATACTAGCATTATTATTTCCAGATTGGAAAGTATATCATACTAATTATTATCCATTTATATATTATACAACGCATATGTTAGAATTTATAATTTTAGCATTTGGGATTAAGAGATTAAAAGCAAAAGTTACTCGTAAAAACTATATTGAAGTTGTATATTTATTAGCAATATTAATGTCAATTAATATATATATAAATAATCATTTTAATGTTAATTTTATGTTTTTAAATGATTATGCAGTAGACTTTTTAAGAGTCATTAAACCATTTTGGTTATATAGAATACTTGTTATACTAACATTCTATCTTGCAATTTGGTTAGTTTATAAGTTTACAATAAAAGAAAAAGGGGAAGAAATAAATGAAAAAAACTTACATACCGAAAGAATATAA
- the asnA gene encoding aspartate--ammonia ligase, translating to MKKTYIPKEYKPMFCILDMEIAIKQIKDFFEKELSRTLNLTRISAPLFVERKTGLNDNLNGIERPVSFDMLESPEKTIEIVHSLAKWKRYALKRYGFKTYEGIYTDMNAIRRDEELDNIHSIYVDQWDWEKIITKEDRNVEYLKDTVRKIYKVFLRTEKKLQILYDNYEEFLAKDIHFITSQELLDKYPNLSSKEREYEICKKYGTVFIMQIGDLLSNKEKHDGRAPDYDDWSLNGDILVYNKVLDIAFELSSMGVRVDKKALESQLVKANVTNKTNFHNMLLNDELPLTIGGGIGQSRICMLFLKTAHIGEVQASMWSEEIEKDCRDNGINLL from the coding sequence ATGAAAAAAACTTACATACCGAAAGAATATAAACCTATGTTTTGTATACTAGACATGGAAATAGCAATAAAACAAATAAAGGATTTTTTTGAAAAAGAATTGTCTAGAACATTAAATTTAACAAGAATTTCAGCACCATTATTTGTTGAAAGAAAAACAGGGTTAAATGATAATTTAAACGGAATTGAAAGACCAGTTAGTTTCGATATGTTAGAATCTCCTGAAAAAACTATAGAGATAGTACACTCATTAGCAAAATGGAAAAGATATGCTCTTAAAAGATATGGATTTAAAACATATGAAGGTATATATACTGATATGAATGCTATAAGAAGAGATGAAGAGTTAGATAATATACATTCTATATATGTTGACCAATGGGATTGGGAAAAAATCATAACAAAAGAAGATAGAAATGTAGAATATTTAAAAGATACTGTTAGAAAAATTTATAAAGTGTTTTTAAGAACAGAAAAAAAATTACAAATATTATATGATAATTATGAGGAATTTTTAGCAAAAGATATACATTTTATAACTTCACAAGAGTTATTAGACAAATACCCAAATCTTAGTTCTAAAGAAAGAGAATATGAAATTTGTAAAAAATATGGAACAGTATTTATAATGCAGATAGGAGACTTATTATCTAATAAAGAAAAACACGATGGTCGTGCTCCTGACTATGATGATTGGTCATTAAATGGAGATATATTAGTGTATAATAAGGTTTTAGATATAGCCTTTGAATTATCTTCTATGGGTGTAAGAGTTGATAAAAAAGCGTTAGAAAGTCAATTAGTAAAAGCAAATGTAACTAATAAGACTAATTTTCATAATATGTTATTAAATGATGAATTACCATTAACTATTGGTGGTGGTATAGGACAATCAAGAATATGTATGCTATTTTTAAAAACTGCTCATATAGGAGAAGTACAAGCTTCAATGTGGAGTGAAGAAATAGAAAAAGATTGTAGAGATAATGGAATAAATTTATTATAA
- a CDS encoding dTMP kinase, which yields MGKLIIIEGTDGSGKQTQTTLLYENLKNMGYKVKKISFPNYESNACYPVKMYLTGEFGKSEDISYYASSSFYAIDRYASFKKDWESFYNSGGIVISDRYTISNIIHQANRINDEDEFNNYCDWLLDFEWIKFGLPKPDLTIFLDVPYIVSNELMKNRLNKITGKEQKDILEADENQKLRAYSTAKKIAGKYDFSIINCVENDKIKSIDKIQSELLEVVKKVL from the coding sequence ATGGGTAAACTAATAATTATAGAAGGAACAGACGGTAGTGGAAAACAAACTCAAACAACACTACTTTATGAAAATTTAAAAAATATGGGATATAAGGTAAAAAAAATCTCATTTCCAAATTATGAAAGTAATGCTTGTTACCCTGTTAAAATGTATTTAACAGGAGAATTTGGTAAGAGTGAAGACATATCATATTATGCTAGTTCAAGTTTTTATGCTATTGATAGATATGCTTCATTTAAAAAAGATTGGGAGTCATTTTATAACTCAGGTGGCATAGTAATATCAGATAGATATACTATATCAAATATAATTCATCAGGCAAATAGAATAAATGATGAAGATGAGTTTAATAACTATTGTGATTGGCTACTTGATTTTGAATGGATTAAATTCGGTTTACCAAAGCCCGATTTAACTATATTTTTAGATGTCCCATATATTGTTTCAAACGAACTTATGAAAAATAGACTTAATAAGATAACAGGAAAAGAACAAAAAGATATATTAGAAGCAGATGAAAATCAAAAATTAAGAGCATACAGCACAGCCAAAAAAATTGCAGGGAAATATGATTTTAGTATTATAAACTGTGTAGAAAACGATAAAATAAAAAGTATAGATAAAATACAAAGTGAACTTTTAGAAGTGGTTAAAAAAGTTTTATAA
- the hisS gene encoding histidine--tRNA ligase has translation MQILKGMKDRYFDEIEKFDFIISKAVNTCEKYGYSRVSTPLLEELDLFKRTAGDESDVVSKEMYDFLDKGNRHIALRPEGTASIVRAYLEAKLYKSMSNTKWYYYGPMYRYEAPQKGRYREFNQFGIECFGIRNPMQDAEIIRMACDFLESIGLNDLVVEVNSLGNKQTIINYTKELQKYLLENFDKLSENSKIRANKNPLRVLDSKEDDEIVKNAPKLHDYFDDESREFFENLLKNLEKFNIKYMVNDKLVRGLDYYSDTVFEIKSSKLGAQSTVLAGGRYDRLLDQLSGQKIPAIGFAAGIERLSLILDEKLIETKKRTKIYIVYFDETKDKLFEVLDILRKNNIQIEYEYEPKGFGTQMKKANKFGADKVIILGTDEVEKNMLSIKDFNTGEQKEISFENLKEVK, from the coding sequence ATGCAAATATTAAAAGGAATGAAAGATAGATATTTTGATGAAATAGAAAAATTTGATTTTATTATTTCAAAAGCAGTAAATACTTGTGAAAAGTATGGTTATAGTAGAGTATCTACACCATTATTAGAAGAATTAGATCTATTTAAAAGAACAGCAGGAGATGAAAGTGATGTTGTATCAAAAGAAATGTATGATTTTTTAGATAAGGGTAATAGACATATAGCATTAAGACCTGAAGGAACTGCAAGTATAGTTAGGGCATATTTAGAAGCAAAACTATATAAATCTATGAGTAATACAAAATGGTACTATTATGGGCCTATGTATAGATATGAAGCACCACAAAAGGGTAGATATAGAGAATTTAATCAGTTTGGTATTGAGTGTTTTGGTATTCGTAATCCTATGCAAGATGCTGAAATAATAAGAATGGCTTGTGATTTTTTAGAAAGTATAGGTTTAAATGATTTAGTAGTAGAAGTAAATAGTTTGGGAAATAAACAAACCATTATAAACTACACAAAAGAATTACAAAAATATCTATTAGAAAATTTTGATAAATTATCTGAAAATTCTAAAATAAGAGCAAATAAAAATCCATTAAGAGTATTAGATTCAAAAGAAGATGATGAAATAGTTAAAAATGCACCTAAATTACACGACTACTTTGATGATGAAAGCAGAGAATTTTTTGAAAACTTACTTAAAAATTTGGAAAAATTTAATATAAAATATATGGTAAATGATAAGTTAGTTCGTGGATTAGATTATTATAGTGATACAGTATTTGAAATTAAATCTAGTAAACTAGGAGCACAATCAACAGTTTTAGCAGGTGGTAGATATGATAGATTACTTGACCAATTATCAGGTCAAAAAATACCTGCAATAGGCTTTGCTGCTGGTATAGAAAGATTATCATTAATATTAGATGAAAAATTAATAGAAACTAAAAAAAGAACTAAAATATATATTGTTTATTTTGATGAAACAAAAGATAAACTATTTGAAGTATTAGATATACTTAGAAAAAATAATATTCAAATTGAATATGAATATGAACCAAAAGGATTTGGTACACAAATGAAAAAAGCAAATAAATTTGGTGCAGATAAAGTAATAATATTAGGAACTGATGAAGTAGAAAAAAACATGCTTTCTATTAAAGATTTTAATACAGGTGAGCAAAAAGAAATTAGTTTTGAAAATTTAAAGGAAGTGAAATAA